A DNA window from Arachis duranensis cultivar V14167 chromosome 3, aradu.V14167.gnm2.J7QH, whole genome shotgun sequence contains the following coding sequences:
- the LOC107476621 gene encoding NADH dehydrogenase [ubiquinone] 1 beta subcomplex subunit 9 — protein MSLTSTAAHAARRAAQRERVRILYRRALKDTLNWAVHRHLFYDDAANLRERFEQHRHVEDLDTIDRMIEDGEATYNKWRHPDPYIVPWAPGGSKFTRNPTPPEGIEIVYNFGREDND, from the exons atgagTCTGACATCGACGGCGGCTCACGCTGCTCGGAGGGCGGCGCAAAGAGAGAGGGTCCGGATCCTCTACAGACGCGCCCTCAAAGACACCCTCAATTGGGCCGTCCATCGTCACCTCTTCTACGACGAC GCAGCTAACCTCCGCGAAAGGTTCGAGCAACACAGACACGTG GAAGACCTTGATACCATCGATCGGATGATAGAAGATGGTGAAGCTACCTACAATAAGTGGCGCCACCCTGATCCTTATATAG TTCCTTGGGCTCCCGGTGGTTCCAAGTTTACTCGCAACCCAACTCCACCCGAGGGG ATTGAGATAGTTTATAACTTTGGTCGTGAAGATAATGACTGA
- the LOC107476620 gene encoding epimerase family protein SDR39U1 homolog, chloroplastic, with protein METLSWSHNVSSSLHLPLPHSVCNSPPFQSSPLFYQTCQVRRFRICCTSHQTSKGNQMIISVTGATGFIGRRLVQRLHADKHSVHVLTRSRSKAEAIFPVKDFPGIKIAEESEWKNSIQGSTGVVNLAGMPISTRWSSEIKTEIKQSRIRVTSKVVELINSAPEDIRPKVFVSATAVGYYGTSETQVFDEQSPSGNDYLAEVCREWESTALKVNGDVRVALIRIGVVLGKDGGALAKMIPLFKMFAGGPIGSGKQWFSWIHLDDIVNLIYEALINPSYEGVINGTAPNPVRFAELCDQLGYALGRPSWLPVPDFALKAVLGEGASVVLEGQRVLPNQAKKLGFPFKYSYVKDALKSILS; from the exons ATGGAGACTCTGAGTTGGTCTCACAATGTCTCTTCGTCTCTTCACCTACCCCTACCCCACTCCGTATGTAATTCTCCACCTTTTCAATCTTCTCCATTGTTTTACCAGACCTGCCAGGTTAGGAGGTTCAGGATTTGCTGCACCTCTCATCAAACCTCCAAG GGGAATCAGATGATCATATCTGTAACTGGAGCAACAGGTTTTATAGGTAGAAGGTTGGTGCAAAGGCTTCACGCAG ACAAGCATAGTGTTCATGTCTTGACACGCTCTAGATCTAAAGCTGAAGCAATTTTTCCGG TGAAAGACTTTCCAGGAATTAAGATTGCGGAGGAGTCGGAATGGAAGAATAGCATTCAGGGCTCAACAGGGGTGGTTAACTTGGCTGGAATGCCCATAAGTACCAGATGGTCTTCGGAG ATAAAAACAGAAATCAAGCAGAGCAGGATTAGAGTAACATCAAAA GTTGTAGAATTAATAAACAGTGCGCCAGAGGATATTCGACCTAAAGTTTTTGTTAGTGCAACAGCTGTTGGTTACTATG GCACTAGTGAGACACAAGTGTTTGATGAACAAAGTCCATCAGGAAATGATTACTTGGCCGAG GTATGTCGAGAATGGGAATCAACAGCCTTAAAAGTAAACGGGGATGTTAGAGTAGCTCTAATTCGCATTGGTGTTGTTCTTGGTAAAGATGGTGGAGCACTAG CTAAAATGATACCTCTCTTCAAGATGTTTGCTGGTGGACCTATAGGCTCTGGAAAACAATG GTTTTCCTGGATTCATTTGGATGACATTGTTAATTTAATATATGAAGCACTGATAAATCCCTCCTATGAAG GAGTAATCAATGGAACTGCACCAAATCCTGTCCGATTCGCGGAATTGTGTGACCAACTAGGATATGCCTTGGGTCGCCCGTCGTGGCTGCCGGTACCAGACTTTGCCCTCAAGGCTGTCCTTGGAGAAGGAGCTTCTGTG GTATTAGAAGGGCAGAGAGTGCTTCCGAATCAGGCTAAGAAATTGGGTTTCCCATTCAAATATTCTTACGTGAAAGATGCCCTTAAATCAATTCTTTCATGA
- the LOC107476619 gene encoding polyol transporter 5, producing MAEAEVAAALTNNEFEPHQKKPSRNKYALACAMLASMTSILLGYDIGVMSGAAMYIKRDLRISDVKIEILAGIINLYSPIGSYIAGRTSDWIGRRYTIILAAVIFFVGAILMGFSPNYAFLMFGRFVAGIGIGFAFLIAPVYTSEISPTSSRGFLSSLPEVFLNGGILLGYISNYAFSKLSLRMGWRLMLGVGAIPSMFLAVAVLAMPESPRWLVSECNDDVVPITKKKQGKGVWKELLLYPTPAVRHIFIASLGIHFFAQATGIDAVVLYSPRIFEKAGIKSDNKKLLATVAVGFVKTVFILVATFFLDRVGRRKLLLSSVSGLIISLLTLAVSLTVVNRSKTTLNWAIGLSIASVLSYVGSFSIGSGPITWVYSSEIFPLRLRAQGVAIGAVVNRVTSGVISMTFLSLTKAITTGGAFFLFAGIAAAAWVFHYTLLPETRGKTLEEIEGSFGNFCRKSKNSANGEGLNRNSTGNGQIQLGTNGQNQPLASVD from the exons ATGGCTGAGGCCGAAGTAGCAGCAGCTCTAACTAACAATGAATTTGAGCCTCATCAAAAGAAGCCATCAAGGAACAAATATGCCTTAGCTTGTGCTATGCTTGCTTCCATGACTTCCATCCTCCTTGGTTACG ATATTGGTGTGATGAGTGGAGCAGCTATGTACATAAAGCGAGATCTGAGAATTTCGGATGTGAAGATTGAAATCCTTGCCGGTATAATAAACTTGTACTCTCCAATAGGTTCATACATAGCAGGAAGAACCTCCGATTGGATTGGTCGCCGTTACACTATTATACTGGCCGCCGTAATTTTCTTCGTCGGAGCAATTCTGATGGGATTTTCACCAAACTATGCTTTCCTAATGTTCGGCCGGTTTGTCGCCGGCATAGGAATCGGTTTTGCTTTCCTCATTGCACCCGTTTACACCTCAGAAATCTCTCCTACTTCTTCCCGTGGCTTCCTCTCTTCCTTGCCTGAG GTGTTTTTGAACGGAGGAATATTGCTTGGATACATCTCAAACTATGCATTTTCAAAGCTTTCACTTCGAATGGGTTGGCGGTTGATGCTAGGAGTAGGAGCGATTCCTTCAATGTTCCTAGCCGTGGCGGTTTTAGCCATGCCGGAATCACCAAGGTGGCTCGTTTCGGAGTGCAACGACGACGTCGTTCCCATCACAAAGAAGAAGCAAGGCAAGGGTGTATGGAAGGAGCTTCTCCTTTATCCTACACCCGCGGTGCGCCACATCTTCATCGCTTCCTTAGGGATTCACTTCTTTGCGCAAGCTACCGGCATAGACGCCGTCGTTTTGTACAGTCCTAGAATCTTCGAGAAGGCTGGGATCAAATCTGATAATAAAAAGCTTCTCGCAACGGTAGCCGTTGGATTCGTCAAAACGGTTTTCATCTTAGTGGCCACTTTTTTCCTGGATCGTGTTGGAAGACGCAAGTTGCTGTTAAGCAGCGTTAGCGGTTTGATAATCTCGCTTCTAACCCTTGCGGTGAGTCTCACCGTAGTGAATCGTTCGAAGACGACGTTGAACTGGGCCATTGGGCTTAGCATAGCCTCGGTTTTGTCCTATGTGGGCTCGTTCTCGATTGGGTCTGGGCCCATTACGTGGGTTTATAGTTCGGAGATATTTCCGTTGAGGCTGCGCGCTCAGGGTGTGGCTATTGGAGCTGTGGTGAATAGGGTCACCAGTGGAGTGATCTCAATGACCTTTTTGTCCCTCACGAAGGCAATTACCACTGGTGGGGCATTCTTTCTCTTTGCTGGAATTGCAGCTGCTGCGTGGGTATTTCACTATACTCTGCTCCCTGAAACGCGCGGCAAAACTCttgaagaaattgaaggatcttTCGGTAATTTCTGCAGAAAATCTAAGAATAGTGCTAACGGGGAGGGACTTAACCGTAATAGCACTGGTAATGGCCAGATCCAATTGGGGACCAACGGCCAGAACCAGCCTTTGGCAAGTGTGGATTAA